From a single Nicotiana tomentosiformis chromosome 2, ASM39032v3, whole genome shotgun sequence genomic region:
- the LOC138905845 gene encoding uncharacterized protein translates to MWALKKLNLEWDIAANLRVAHLNELDEFRYHAYTSSSLYKEKIKYLHDKCIWNKEFKDGDLVLLFNSRLRMFPRRLKSKWSGLFEVVGVTPYGALDMKNKNDEVFRVNGHRVKHYLGKVGDGHVMAE, encoded by the exons atgtgggctttaaagaagttgaatcttgagtgggatatcgccgccaacttaagggtggcacattTGAACGAGTTGGATGAGTTCCGATATCATGCATACacaagttcgtccttatacaaagagaagattaaatatcttcatgacaagtgCATTTGGAATAAAGAGTTTAAAGATGgtgatcttgtgttgttgttcaattcgcggttacggatgtttcccaGAAggttaaagtctaaatggagtggcctgTTTGAggttgtgggtgtgacaccctaTGGTGCTTTGGAcatgaagaataaaaatgatgaggtatttagagtcaatggtcatcgggtgaagcattatctgggaaaagttggtgatggccacgtCATGGCG gaatga
- the LOC108948607 gene encoding uncharacterized mitochondrial protein AtMg00810-like, protein MASTCNLQLEEGEPLVDPQIYRKTVGEIQYACLTRPGLAFAVNKLCQFLSSPTTTYWTTCKRVLRYVKTTLHQGLFITHSTSSQLQAFCDANWAGNKDDRRST, encoded by the coding sequence ATGGCTAGCACATGTAACTTGCAACTTGAAGAAGGTGAACCGTTGGTTGATCCCCAGATTTACAGGAAAACAGTGGGGGAAATACAATATGCTTGTTTAACTCGTCCAGGCTTGGCTTTTGCTGTGAATAAATTATGCCAATTTTTATCTTCACCAACAACCACGTACTGGACAACTTGCAAGCGTGTTCTTCGATATGTCAAAACCACCTTACATCAAGGACTCTTCATTACTCATTCAACCAGCTCCCAACTTCAAGCTTTTTGTGATGCTAATTGGGCGGGCAACAAGGATGACAGGAGATCCACATGA